The region TCTGAATCTGTATTACAAACATGAAACATTAAATCCTTTCATTTGAAAACAAGATAAGTATTTGTTACCGAAATACGccatgtaattcttttttttctttttcttttttatcattcgtggtagaaaaaaataatttttattggATCGCTTTTCACGAAGGAATCATGGGAAATGAGCGGCGCAATGAATATTCACAATGCTATAGAAATTCACATTCCATTTTCGATACAAGGCTATTCTCTGCGAGAGAAAACCAGCCGGAACTATGTTAATAAACTGAAACTGGGGTCCGACACTGCTAGAGATAGTGCTAACTATAACTCACGCAAAACTGATCACATGACTTATTTCTAAAACAAAAGGACGATACAGCAACAGAAGGCTAACCAGTCTAATGTACAAACTACAACCGGAAGCTACAAAAACATCATTTACTCCTAAAGCAGCGACtttcatatgtggagtgatggcctagaggtaacgtgtccgcctacgaagcgagagaatctgagcgcgctggttcgaatcacggttcagccgccgatattttctctccctccactagaccttgagtggtgatctggatgctagtcattcggatgagacggtaaaccgaggtcccgtgtgcagcgtgcacttagcgcacgtaaaagaacccacggcaacaacatggttgttcctggcaaaattctgtagaaaaatccacttccataggaaaaacaagtaaaactgcacgcaggaaaaaaaatactgaaaaatgggtggcgctgtagtgtagcgacgcgctctccctggggagagcagcccgaatctcacacagagaaatctgttgtgataaaaagaaatacaaaatacatttgtGTTAATGCAATAACACCCAAGCATATCATCTATGAATGTGGACAGCTGAAAACATTTTTGCctcattcatttacaaaatcCGCAGTTCCATCTGATTCCATTGGAAATGTTTTGTATGACAATCAAACTCATGTTTGAAAAAGTTCAGAGATTACTTAGGAGCCCCACTGGCTCTCTGTTGTGATgttactggttgattagttagttttTTGTTCATACCTTTATTGGGCGCACAGTGAGGAAgggggaacagggaaagtagtgatgacgttaggtatgggtggggtggggaaaggggatggATGTTCGTTTAAAATCACAATTATTGTAGACAGACATTAAacggaagaacgaacgaacctcCACACTTACCTGGCCAGAAAATCGTCGTACTGAGAGTCCGTCATCATGAAAACAGGTCTGGTCAAAGCACGACACCGCCACTTCCTCAGCTCCTTCAGTACTGCCTCCGACAGCTTCCAGTGCTGTCCACGTGGAGAAAGGCTGTCCGACAGCAGACAGTGTGACAGCGCTGTCTCCAAGTCAGGGACCCCAACACACCTACACAGCTCCTGTaggagaaaaaaggaagggtTTGGAGCTGATAATCTGTGACTGTTCTGATAGAACAGTACACTTGCATGACTTGAAAACAAGAAACAGCcaggaatgtgtatgtgtgtgcgcgcatacaaaCGCACTTACATACACAAGGGAcaatcacacatacgcacacacacgcacagacacacacacgcacgcacgcacgccccccccccctcctcccctcgcccccccccccgcccccccaacacacaaaccccgaaccccctctcccccacacacggaTAGACAGTGATGCACAAATACAGATATGCACACTCATGTGCTTCAAGATCGAGATCAAAATTCAATGTCCTGACGCCCCTGTTGGAGTACAGAAAGCATGATAATTAAGACCGTATTGATGTAGGTAACGTTGactatgaaacaaaaaatgtaaagTGGTATCAATCCTGCGTATAATTATATGATTCAGGGGATATTGCACATCTCAATGACGTGACGTAAACTGAGTTTTCCGGTAGTGCACAGCTACACGTGTCGGAACGGAGAgacaggatgaagacaggtgtcctagtgcacagctacacgtgtcggaacggagagacacaggatgaagacaggtgtcctagtgcacagctgcacgtgtcggaacggagagacacaggatgaagacacgtgtcctagtgcacagctacacgtgtcggaacggagagacacaggatgaagacacgtgtcctagtgcacagctacacgtgtcggaacggagagacaggatgaagacaggtgtcctagtgcacagctacacgtgtcggaacggagagacacaggatgaagacaggtgtcctagtgcacagctacacgtgtcggaacggagagacaggatgaagacaggtgtcctagtgcacagctacacgtgtcggaacggagagacaggatgaagacaggtgtcctagtgcacagctacacgtgtcggaacggagagacacagggtgaagacaggtgtcctagtgcacagctacacgtgtcggaacggagagacacaggatgaagacaggtgtcctagtgcacagctacacgtgtcggaacggagagacacaggatgaagacaggtgtcctagtgcacagctacacgtgtcggaacggagagacaggatgaagacaggtgtcctagtgcacagctacacgtgtcggaacggagagacaggatgaagacaggtgtcctagtgcacagctacacgtgtcggaacggagagacaggatgaagacaggtgtcctagtgcacagctacacgtgtcggaacggagagacacaggatgaagacacgtgtcctagtgcacagctacacgtgtcggaacggagagacaggatgaagacaggtgtcctagtgcacagctacacgtgtcggaacggagagacaggatgaagacaggtgtcctagtgcacagctacacgtgtcggaacggagagacaggatgaagacaggtgtcctagtgcacagctacacgtgtcggaacggagagacaggatgaagacaggtgtccAAGGAGGAAAAACAATCCTATTCCGAGTGGTGCGACTAACAGGGTAGCGGCCTGACACAATCATTGCCACATGCTGGCACTGTGTTCCTCCCATGAATTTGTTGGCCAGAAACACCACCAAAGTTGTCACTGTCCAAGAACGTACTGAGGTTGTCACCTGAGCTTTGGCCACAGGTTCCATGCTGAAGAGAAAAATATCAGGAATTTGGACCATATAGACGTCCATAAAATGTGGTCACTGTTTAACCTGACAGAAATGGCAGAGTTTAAATCTGCTGTCAATTCATTTTATcacatcttttttgtttgttttgttttttacggcAGCACCACAACCCCGTGTGACATAGGGAAGTGACTTCCCCAAATGGTCAATGTTTGTTCGGTTTTCATTTTAATTCATTCCACCTCCCATACTTCGCAAAATGAAGAAGatttcattcatgcatgcatacgcgtgcgtgcgcgcagtgtgtgtgtgtgtgtgtgtgtgtgtgtgtgtgtgtgtgtgtgtctgtgtgtgtgtgtgtgtgtgtctgtgtgtctgtatttgtgtgtgtgtgtgtgtgtgtgtgtgtgtgtgtgtgtgtgtgtgtgtgtattggttgtgtgtgtgtgtgtgcgtgtgcgtgtgtgtgtgtgtgtgtgtatgtgcgaagcACGGGAGCGTGTCATGACCACCACCTATTTACACTCACACTTGCAGCAACTTGGTGAGTGGCCATGGCTTGTCGAAGCTGTTGGATAGACACGTTGGGCAGCATCAGAACCTTGGTCACGGTCACTGGAGGCAGGTCCGATACCAGATGCTTCAgtaccctctctcctttctccagtTGACTCAGGGCTCTCCGAACCTGGTTAACGCCAAAGACAACGTTAACTGCAGCAGCTGCCACAGCCACAGTAGGAAACTGGTAACAGTGGCAGGGAAAACCAAACATTAAAGATATAACGTGATAACACCTACAGTGGCAACAAGTAATGCATCGAAAACAATATCAATTATGGTAACAAGGCCATGAAAAATGACCACTGGATCCGACACTgaatagtagaagaagaacaagaacaagaacaagaagaatcaaTGGCGTTCTTGAACGGCAGAATGGTTTGTGTTGTGAAATTCGTTCTGGagcttgtgcgtgcgtatgcaagcacacacacacacattactactactgctactaccaatacaactactattactattgctgctgcacacacaaacacacacatacacacagatacacacgcacgcacacacagatacacatgcatgcgcacacacgtacacacgcacgcacgtacgcatacatacatgcgtcTGTGCACTTTgattcatctgtctgtccccgtctttgttctgtctcttgaaaagtgtaacgacgtcacgaaagaaccctcatccttactcgtggagtacgtaactttgggttaaacatggagaaatgtgtaacgacgtcacgaaagaaccctcatccttactcgtggagtacgtaactttgggttaagcatggagaaaagtgtaacgacgtcacgaaagaaccctcatccttactcgtggagtacgtaactttgggttaagcatggagaaaagtgtaacgacgtcacgaaagaaccctcatccttactcgtggagtacgtaactttgggttaagcacaaagaaaagtgtaacgacgtcacgaaagaaccctcatccttactcgtggagtacgtaactttgggttaaacatggagaaatgtgtaacgacgtcacgaaagaaccctcatccttactcgtggagtacgtaactttgggttaagcacggagaaatgtgtaacgacgtcacgaaagaaccctcatccttactcgtggatacgtaactttgggttaagcacaaagaaaagtgtaacgacgtcacgaaagaaccctcatccttactcgtggagtacgtaactttgggttaaacatggagaaatgtgtaacgacgtcacgaaagaaccctcatccttactcgtggagtacgtaacatTGGGTTACGCacaaagaaaagtgtaacgacgtcacgaaagaaccctcatccttactcgtggagtacgtaactttgggttaagcacggagaaaagtgtaacgacgtcacgaaagaaccctcatccttactcgtggagtacgtaactttgggttaagcatggagaaatgtgtaacgacgtcacgaaactACCCTCATCCTtgctcgtggagtacgtaactttgggttaagcacaaagaaaagtgtaacgacgtcacgaaagaaccctcatccttactcgtggagtgcgtaactttgggttaagcacaaagaaaagtgtaacgacgtcacgaaagaaccctcatccttactcgtggagtacgtaactttgggttaagcatggagaaaagtgtaacgacgtcacgaaagaaccctcacccttactcgtggagtacgtaactttgggttaagcacggAGAAAAgggtaacgacgtcacgaaagaaccctcatccttactcgtggagtacgtaactttgggttaagcacaaagaaaagtgtaacgacgtcacgaaagaaccctcatccttatttgtggagtacgtaactttgggttaagcatggagaaaagtgtaacgacgtcacgaaagaaccctaatccttactcgtggagtacgtaactttgggttaagcatggagaagagtgtaacgacgtcacgaaagaaccctaatccttactcgtggagtacgtaactttgggttaagcatggagaaaagtgtaacgacgtcacgaaagaaccctcatccttactcgtggggtacgtaactttgggttaagcacaaagaaaagtgtaacgacgtcacgaaagaaccctcatccttactcgtggagtacgtaactttgggttaagcacaaagaaaagtgtaacgacgtcacgaaagaaccctcatccttactcgtggagtacgtaactttgggttaagcatggagaaaagtgtaacgacgtcacgaaagaaccctcacccttactcgtggagtacgtaactttgggttaagcacaaagaaaagtgtaacgacgtcacgaaagaaccctcatccttactcgtggagtacgtcactttgggttaagcacaaagaaaagtgtaacgacgtcacgaaagaaccctcatccttattcgtggagtacgtaactttgggttaaacatggagaaatgtgtaacgacgtcacgaaagaaccctcatccttactcgcggagtacgtaactttgggttaagcacaaagaaaagggtaacgacgtcacgaaagaaccctcatccttactcgtggagtacgtaactttgggttaaacatggagaaatgtgtaacgacgtcacgaaagaaccctcatccttactcgtggagtacgtaactttgggttaagcatggagaaaagtgtaacgacgtcacgaaagaaccctcatccttacacgtggagtacgtaactttgggttaagcacggagaaatgtgtaacgacgtcacgaaagaaccctcatccttgctcgtggagtacgtaactttgggttaagcatggagaaaagtgtaacgacgtcacgaaagaaccctcatccttgctcgtggagtacgtaactttgggttaagcacaaagaaaagtgtaacgacgtcacgaaagaaccctcatccttactcgtggagtacgtaactttgggttaagcacaaagaaaagggtaacgacgtcacgaaagaaccctcatccttactcgtggagtacgtaactttgggttaagcacggagaaaagtgtaacgacgtcacgaaagaaccctcatccttgctcgtggagtacgtaactttgggttaagcacaaagaaaagtgtaacgacgtcacgaaagaaccctcatccttactcgtggagtacgtaactttgggttaagcacaaagaaaagggtaacgacgtcacgaaagaaccctcatccttactcgtggagtacgtaactttgggttaaacatggagaaatgtgtaacgacgtcacgaaagaaccctcatccttactcgtggagtacgtaactttgggttaaacatggagaaatgtgtaacgacgtcacgaaagaaccctcatccttactcgtggagtacgtaactttgggttaagcacggagaaaagtgtaacgacgtcacgaaagaaccctcacccttactcgtggagtacgtaactttgggttaagcacggagaaaagtgtaacgacgtcacgaaagaaccctcatccttactcgtggagtacgtaactttgggttaagcatggAGAAAAGCAAGCTTCACTCACCTTCTTTACAATGTCAGAGTCACATGCGTTTCCTGTCGCCCCTACGGACTTCACCTCCCCGCAGATAAGGCCGTACTCTTTGCTGATAATGAGGACATCGAAGTCTCCATCTGGGACACGACGACCCATGCCGTACACGTTGGGAAGCAGAGCACAGGCCGCAGCAGACACTGGATCCACCTGTTTGTCAAGATACCTTCTGAACCCCAGTTCGGACAGCACCATAAAAACGTCATTCTGTTCTTTGGTCACGACATCGAGACAGTGGAGAACTCGTGTCATCGCTTCATCATCGCGAACGTCGCTGTCCTGCACAGGCGTAACgctggagggggtggatggaggtggagtCCAGAGTCTTCCAGCCACGGGCTGAGGTGTTTGGAGAGGTGTTGCCGATGAGGTAGCCGGGTACATGGATGGACTGCCACCTGAGTCACGACAGTCATGAATACCATTTGAGGGCTTGTTTCAGTCTCACGTTGCAGGTCAAACAACCTTTTCCTCCTTCCATGATCTCTTCTTGCCAGTGACAGAATACAGTGAAATTGCTGGTTTGCGACGTGCTCTCGCATcaatgcgtgggtgtgtgcgtgttcgcgcgcgcgcgcgtgtgtgtggccgTGATTGTGCACGAGCGCACGtacgtgtgcgtgttggtgtcCCTGCTGAAATATGATAATATCTTAGTACTCGCTTTGTATGcggtgtttgcttcttcttcatgCTTTTCTTGTGAATCATCTGAGTATTGTGCTTCACTATCTTTACACTATTCACTTTGCATTACCGatgttttcattctctctctctctctctctctctctctcgtgcacaccTAAAGATCTGATATACGGTGAAACTGATAGATATCCGATATGTATCAACTCTGCTGTTCACTGAATTCATTATTGGCTTGTTATCATAAatggaagagtttcagtttccttGCAAAGGCTGTAAAATGTTACAAGAATTACGTGCAAGGGGAAGAAGAATTGTGTTCCTAATGAGCATAATTGTTTGAACATGGGTTTGGTGAAGTATGGATAAACCAGGGTATAGTGCCAATGCACAGATTACTGTTTTTCGCCAACGATGAATTTATTGCAGATGGCAAAAATGGCACGTACATATTCAGGATAGATGCATTACATATATAACTTTTTGTAACACCTATGAAGTAAAACCTTATCTTTTGTCTACTATGGATAAACCTTTGAAATACATAACAACTAGATTTCGATTTGGTATATCTGATTTCAATGTACATCATTGCAGATACAGAAAATCTGATGTCAGTAATTTGATTTGTCAATCGTGTGAAGAATTAAAGGAAGACGAGTtgcattttgtcttgtgttgtccagCAATCAGTGATATAAGACAAAAGTTTATTGTTAAAAATATGACCCAAATCCATGTGCCTTTAAGTTCAGTCATCCATTAGAGATAGTGATGTTCGGAATTTGCAGTTTTCTTGTACAATGCATTCAAATTTAGTGATAATGCGTTGTCTTATTGATTCATTTGTTTCACATGTACGTAAGACATTTGATATGACTGATTTGGTGCTGTGGCctatcaatgaataaatcattcgcattctctctctctctctctctctctctctctctgtcgttctctcctaTCACTGATAAAATCCCAAGAAGATTATGATAAATCatgagtcaaacaaacaaacaaatcatcttACTGGGTGGTAGATCTGAGGGTGGGAGGCGAACCAGAACACTCTCTTCCCCCACCGTGGTGACGCCGTAGGGGACCCGGTTAAATCTGATCGGGGGGAGGAAGTGTGTTCTGGAGTGTCTGTCTGGGTACCACTCCTTGATACAGTTCTTCCAGAGGTCCAAGGCTGCCTGCAGATGTCAGTTTGTTGTCagactctcttgctctctctgacTTTACTGAGGAGTGGAGCTCTCAGCCAGCATTTGCCAGTGAGTGCTGTGTTTCATAATCTGTCACTAAGACGGTGTCTTGGTACGTTAACCACTCCTTCACATTCACAA is a window of Babylonia areolata isolate BAREFJ2019XMU chromosome 34, ASM4173473v1, whole genome shotgun sequence DNA encoding:
- the LOC143277353 gene encoding uncharacterized protein LOC143277353; the protein is MSGQGAAANPTGSQGNPAVQAALDLWKNCIKEWYPDRHSRTHFLPPIRFNRVPYGVTTVGEESVLVRLPPSDLPPSGSPSMYPATSSATPLQTPQPVAGRLWTPPPSTPSSVTPVQDSDVRDDEAMTRVLHCLDVVTKEQNDVFMVLSELGFRRYLDKQVDPVSAAACALLPNVYGMGRRVPDGDFDVLIISKEYGLICGEVKSVGATGNACDSDIVKKVRRALSQLEKGERVLKHLVSDLPPVTVTKVLMLPNVSIQQLRQAMATHQVAASELCRCVGVPDLETALSHCLLSDSLSPRGQHWKLSEAVLKELRKWRCRALTRPVFMMTDSQYDDFLARFCGPATTIEVPTVTPPRRVVRTHAEAVAEAGLRWLALSLYPDQVDVLNRDNPIVYLCGPPGTGKTILLVLKAMEWLQKCRKKNRDFVHMAFMARVMKRTKVCWERREYVDSNK